GCATTTCTGATATTTATTTGCAATGATATTACAAATAGGttattaaacaatgtataatgtatgtttataagtataaatttaacatCAAACGTCAGTCCTTCAAGGGTAGCTGTATAAAGCTGCATTTGCTATGAATTTCATTCACGGCAACGTTCGGAACcattttagctgctacaatcatTGGACTGGTCTTTGGTTTAAAtcttaattattagttataataattcatctctttttttttttcatttcgttttcgtttttctatgtccggttaaatatacatgtaattgtgaTTGTACTAAGGCTCTTTTCGTTTATTTGTACTTGGACTCATTTTAGTTACCTGGCTGTCCAGTTTAATTTAATTGTAATTACACTGGCGCCCATGAAGGTGTATTTGTACTTTGACTCATTTTAGTTACCTGGCTGTCCAGTTTAATTTAATTGTAATTACACTGGCGCCCATGCAGGTGTATTTGTACTTGAACTCATTTTCGATACCTGACTCTAGTTTAATTTAATTGTAATTACATTGTCGACCATGTAAGTGATGTTGTACTTGGACTCATTTTCGTTTTCTGGCTGTCCAGTTTAACGTAATTGTATTTACACTGGCGGCCATGCAGGTGTATTTGTACTTCTCCTTCTAATTACATGTGTTACCAGTTCAAAGTATGTGTATTTGCACTTTGGCTCATTTTGTTCACGTTCTTTCCAGTTTAATGTATATGTATCTATTCCTTGCACTATCTCTTTCTACCcagtttgataaatgtgtttGTAATTTTGCTCACTTTTGTTATTTTGTCcagtttaatttctttttatttcgtttcCTTTTTCTGTCCATATCTTTATGTTGACTCATGTTCAACCTATGCTATGGAGCTGGTGTAagttcagttattttcatttcattatgtTCTGGGTGTATAATGCATGCCTGATTTTTGCTTTCTTTCTGTGCTCCAGCTTAATGTAAATGTAACTTCCGGTTTTATATTTTTCGTTCTCTTTCTATGCAGTTTGGGGTTGCCATATTGAAGTTTGATTCATTTTCGTTCTCTTTCTGTCcagttttatttcatgtgtatttCTAGTTGCATCCTTTTCCGTACtcttttttattcagtttaaatTCCTGTTTATCTATATTTTTACCCATTTTCGTTCTCTTTCTATCCAGTTTAGTTTATATGTATATCTTCTTTTACCCATTTTCATTTCCCAGTTTCATTTACGTGTATCTCTACTGTTACCATTTTTCGTTCTCACCACTCAAGTTTAATTTCGTTGTATCTTTGCTTTTACCACATTTCGTTCTCTTTCAGTCAAGTTTAATTTATGTGTATCTCTACTTTTACCATTTTTCGTTCTTTCTCTGGTCAAGTTCATATAGGTGTATTTGTACTGTTGTTCTGTTTTATTACGTtggtgggtggggggtgggggggggggaggaaagAGGGTGTGTGTTTATTTGTCCTTCTGAAGAAACATTGAGTTATGTCATACACATGCGCTTTGATTTGTCCACAGATATTGGTGACCTTGAAGTTTTCTTCAAGCCGGAGAGTGTTACCGATCTAAATACACTGGATCGCGTGTTTCATACAAATGAAGATGGCGGCGATGTTTGGTATGAGAAAAGCATTCCCATTCCCCTGCAGACACAAGCTTTTCAGGTAAAATCAGACGTGATATCAGTCCGTTCATCTACCTTTACTCCATTCTTTAAACAAGGCATCTTCAATAGATTGCgaaatatatttctcaatttGGCATTTAAGCAGTTgcagaaatgagccgcgccatgagaaaaccaacatagtggctttgcgaccagcatggatccagaccagcctgtgcatccgcgcactctgatcaggatccatgctgttcgctaacagtttctctaataacaataggctttgaaagcgaacagcatggatcctggccagactgcgcagatgcgcaggctggtctggatccatgctggtcgcaaatccactatgttggttttcgcatggcgcggctcaaatgttgtaTATGTTACGTAACATTCGTACAATTGCATTGGTTACAAAGGTTAATAGAAACTATTTTATGTACATCTGTATACTTATCTTGGtggtattaaaataaaatgtttcaaaatagaaTGTTTACTGTTTACAAATAGTTGTTGGCAGCTTTGCACATATAAAAATTGACATTCATGTAAAATTATACTTTGAAACTTTTCGGTTATTGTTCCACAAGGGTTAAAGGCAAGCTAAAGTGAACAAAAAATAGTAAAGATGTATAATCCAAAGTGTATAACAGGgaaaatgtaaagaatttcaagATTTTGTTATATCAGTATTTGAATGGATATTAGGATGCTGTTCAGCTTTACATTTGGTATAGTATTGATGATTGCCTAACACAAGAAAATTGCCATGCTGAACTTAACGGTTCGACATGGTGTCccttataaacatattttaatatatcttCAGATTTTATTGGTAGCAACTCGAGGAACTAGTTATAGAAGCGATTTTGCCGTCGATGATGTCTCTCTTGAAATTTGCCAAggtttgtatttattatttaaacgGTTTACGTCTTAGCTTTGGCTTTACATTGAAAGAGAGTTGGTTGAATCTATAGTATTTTCCTTGATCGCAAAGagtgaaaatattacaaatggAGTTAATAAGAAGacattgtgtgtgtttttttgttgttgtttgtttttttaaattttcaaccaaacacaagcatttattttatttcaagcacttttgtaataaaaatgaatgatcCGTTAAAGCACGACTTAACATTTCGCGCGACTTGACATCATAAGTAACACAAAAGTAGTTCTCCGGATGGTGGCTAAAATGACCTTTTAACCCttccctgctaaattttttaaatggactggtccatcattcaattttggcaataccatttattatttgaagggttgtccactgaaaatttactgactgaatagcgaaccgTGCAGGCTGTCTttgtttgcactggtcgcaaagacagaatcacttgccgccagcaggctaagggttaagggaCCAAATGCATAAAAGCAGTGGACTTCAATGTATagtttattagttgttttataaTCCACATTCTTTTGCTACAAACGAAACTGTACGTGGTGATGTCCCTTTCTGAACACCATGatataactagagatgcttttgagaaaagcgcatgtctcccacaactgccgaATCAtttaaatagtaagtcagtctgcgctttcttggacccaaaatgtaccctatactacatgtgcatgcgctttcttgcacccaaaacgtaccctatactactaataaaAGTAGTGTGTCCGTGAAATTATATCTGGTTTAAGAAATTTTGAAAGCCCAACAGCGCAAGAAGTGAATCCGGATACAGTCTCATATACAAATGTTGTCTTTGagggtttttgttgttgttgttttttaacaaaaattacgTACTTAATTTAGTATATTTCGATAGTTGTTCCACACTGATTTGAATATCACTGCTTTTACACTTAACTTGTAACGGTTATATTGAAAAGGTTAGAGAACgaattaataataacaaaagaaaatcCAGTGCATTCTTATTTTTCTTTGTGATGAAAACTCATGCGGTGAAGTTTATTTGAAAACCTATTTTTCGTGTGATTAAAAATTAGGAATGGTACAAGAAAGTTTGTGTATTATGCATTGTATATAACTAACTGAAAATGACTACATGTTTAAACAGAACTAGATGTGTCTTATTGGCTATTTTAGATAATGTAACAACAGGTGGAACTGTCCCGCCAACTACCAAGCTACCCACTCCTACCACGAAGAAAACTCAACCACCATCAACAGAAACTACGAAAATCGTTACAAAAACAATaccaactacaacaacaacaacagtaaaaacaacaacaagggTAACAACAACAAAACCAACAACAACAGTTCCAACAACTCAGGTACCAACAACAAGGCGAATAACAACATCGAAGACTACGGACAAACCAACGGCTAAAACAGATAACATACAATCAACAACATCAAAAACACAGCAAGTATATACAGATGAAACAAAAAGCACCCAGTATAAAAAGACACTTAAACCTAAAATTAACCCTAATTTGCCTTCTTCACAGGAGTCGAAGCATATTCCCGGAGAAGATAGAACCGGTCCCTCTAGTATTGTGTGGGTGGTCTTGGGTGTTGCAGTAGTTTTGGTGATTGCTGGTGCAGTGGTTTTTGGTATTGTTATGTACCGACGCAGTAACAGACGTCGTGAGAAACTCGATCCATTAAGTTCCACAAACCCGTTGTATACCGCAGTAAATGGGGACGAAGCGACTGTTCATTTTGCTGCCGAGGATCCCGATGGGCACGGGGGatactgaaaatgatttttttaagaaatcggACAATCGAAGGATTACGGAATAAgtttaaatgatatgaaaactaaatgaaaaaaaaatgtgctgGCTTCTTGATTAGAGCCATAATGAATGATATTCAAACCAAAGTACCTTTTTTTAAGTCTGAgatgagatttaaacaaatgttgaaCGTATTTAGAAAATGTAGCATTGGTCCACAAAAACGGTCGTTTTATCTCTTACAAAATAAAGTGATGTTTAAAGCTTTTATTCATACAATATTCTAATAACATGAATTATAACTTGATGTGTAACTATGGGAGATAACGCacgttttttcgtgttataacatctaccagggattggttggtgccagGGCAAATTAAATGCACTGGTATTGTTTTCAATCAAGTATGACGAAAGGAGAAAATGCGAACTTTCttacaatattttaagaaaaaccAAAACAGTATAAAATTGTTTTCGGTTGTAGATGAAACATGATGACTTAAGTTTACACCATTTCTATCAAGATATCGTTGACACAGAGCAAAATGTCATGTTTGCTACTACAATCAAGCTGGTAGAAGATAAAAATGAATGACTTTTTTCCTGTAGAATAGGGAGAACCTAACTTTGTAGACTTAGATCTGCAAAGCATTGTGGTACAGAGTAAAAATCATAATGTACCGCGGTAAGAATGTATAGCCGATACTCATGCATAGTATTTTAGTTCCATATCTTATCTGTGatatttttgtagttttaagAAACCGAAACCTTTATAACTCAGATCGTGGAGATCTACGCTTAGGAATATTCTTTTGTCATCAATTTCATGACTCAGgacttaaaattttgaaatagaatTGAATTTTAATTGATATACTATATTCTatagattataaggatcttacatgcctgcctgtgtaagacggggttttccctacccgagggacagtgtggaatggaaaaccgagcgttagcaaGGTTTTTTATCcgtgctgtcccgagggtagggaaaacagctgtcttacacaggcagacatgttagatcatttttcttgcctatcatgttcaaaatagatcgtggagacaaataggtctttggtatttcctgacattattataaagtttatgacgtcacaatggtaccagtactatgtggcgtcaccttagtgcacgctattttagacaaggttttttccctagggaaagacaggaatatctatccccggcgcgtgctcggataaatgtatactttccccgctaggtagtgCATATTGATTTGAGGGCCGTAGACCAGAAAGTCCTACTTTGAGGGCAATTAAGTGATAATCGCACAAGACAATCTATTAATTCTTCAGCTACCTGCAGGCATCCGCAATTAACTGAGTTTCATAGCATCGATTTATTATGGAACCGGCCAGTTAACAGATGACgtcattaaggaggtaggttaccttgttacaagggtaaattcaaattagttgaaccgcagcatctttttgtatttcgtgtaatatgaagttttaactgctaaaatctcagtttcgtttgtctctgtcccttcaagttcaatttttacccaggtttgaagaacatgaccctccaaaggtatttcttattgaaagaagaaggaaaatacggatatttagcacttttcggtgtattttagtttcattgatattcatAGAAGTccgcataatctataattttactagtatgcacgttagctttctaatataagctttaaatgtatatgtcgcggggctcgtgtttctatggtaacgcattttctctcatttttaaacaattatgtataaaaataggggttttcgaccgcttcagtgccattctgttaatgaccaacatggaatatttgggtaatattattagcaaaataccaagcactatacatggtaccctatttttcttaaagtttaaagtaaccatggcaacagagacgtttaaaatggcttatatcttgctttttgacgtaatttcttataaaataatattgaataagattatctttctagttgatgtagctttaaaacatattatttctaacgtaagttatattttcgtgttatctgcatttattcaaacaaatttctaagcttagaatacttacagcagtgcccctcgtctggcatttttcatggaaaaatcgttcagcatgctactattattctcatggatattgttgaaatgaaaataaaaagccgaagctgtgtttcttaaatagactagtgtcaacgcttttgaattttacatttagatacataggtcacgggcttcgtttccatggtaacatcaattcattataagaaaccacaattttttactgaaatttgaacaattttagatcttagttttagtatataagtaacaaatatcaacggaacctgaaaaataggtattacaaatgaaactgctagattttttatttgaaaatggccgtaacaagtaacctctcacccaactatattccaaataacattggttaccatcatccattttcttacattccgcataacatttcaatataactacattaaagaagcaaaatattgattattattcagagcaaaagactcctaaaaaatatttcagcaaataatggttatttgaaaatagtttgaataaagaaaatgcacagaattacatactttcaagataaaagctatttattttgcgcggtaactgacacgtaacgtcatgacgtcaatgacgtcattttaaggcaacattgttttgaagcgtttctgcggcaatttattcattatttctgcattattaaaccattaagcgtcagatcgaagacaggtctatgatttgtttttagaagaatgaatatacaaacacatttagtttgtcgtaaacgtcgtcgtaaatcgtcacgttagcttccggttggacatgcgcacatacagatataaaggtaacctacctccttaaactaTGTCAGTCAAGGCCTGGCCGAAAGCTAAAGGAACCAGAAGTCGGACAGgtttttgaaaacagattttggaCATGACATGGCCACAAAGGTTTTATTTCAAGCTGCTTTATGTTTGAATTTCATTATGGGCATACTGTTAGAACAAAAGGGGAGATAAGGTTTTACTAGTATTTAGTGAAGAGAAAGTCGattgtagtatgagtagtactgcCAGGTCACAACAGTATGGTATGGATGTGATTTTACATTACATGACTCCAActtttttatgtcagttttatcataaacttCAAAATTAGATAAGGATTTGTTTTTCTATAATGGGTCTGAATTTTTCAGCTTTACATAGCAAATATAGGGAGTACTGACTGGGCGTATGTGACCGTGATCTAATTATTATATGTTGTGTGTGTAGAACTGTGTACAGagcaacatgtttcaaatattGTCTAGTTTTCTTCATGTGATTTTAAATTCATTAAGCATTATATAGACATTATCTCTGACAAGCAGATTAAAACTGGTCATTTGACAAGACGGTGTGTTGGCGCGTTTGAACGGCGTCAACAGGCAAGAGCGACAAAAGTTAGCCCGCAAATACAACAAATATGTTTTTTCTCGCCTTGGCGCGTTTATATATCCTTCTGGCCAGTTGGTGGGTGCCCTTTAAGATAATAGACCCGTAATATCATTTGGCAATTAACGTTTTGTAGCGCATTCTCCGTACGACATTTCGTCATTTTTCGTCATTTTCCTGCTGCTAACTTTGTTTATTCTGGCAACTAGCCAAAAAATAGCGCAATCTCATGCGAAGAATACGTTATGGCATGGACATTGTAGAATGTCACTACGGGTCCGCTACCTTAAATGCTCAAAATGTTTTTGTCGTTCATGTGTGTTGGTGCGTTATAAAGTC
This Mercenaria mercenaria strain notata chromosome 17, MADL_Memer_1, whole genome shotgun sequence DNA region includes the following protein-coding sequences:
- the LOC123536221 gene encoding uncharacterized protein LOC123536221; this translates as MVALFVRCMLVLCVSIQIGGSVRVKRGFCSTRSLDIKNGDYRLRSGNSVAEFWCNDGFQLYGMERAVCFTSKWSNDPPLCIANTCKAILPTSTLKISQEFDGAVLKFSCAAMYKLKGEIKLICDGTDWSAPTPSCTPWNPPLSCDFEETDLCGWSHHDKDDQDWRWNSGKTSTSRTGPTHDHTLGDGKDGHYMYFETSSPTRTNHKAILQSPLYPGDYSQQRCFKFWYHILGVGDIGDLEVFFKPESVTDLNTLDRVFHTNEDGGDVWYEKSIPIPLQTQAFQILLVATRGTSYRSDFAVDDVSLEICQDNVTTGGTVPPTTKLPTPTTKKTQPPSTETTKIVTKTIPTTTTTTVKTTTRVTTTKPTTTVPTTQVPTTRRITTSKTTDKPTAKTDNIQSTTSKTQQVYTDETKSTQYKKTLKPKINPNLPSSQESKHIPGEDRTGPSSIVWVVLGVAVVLVIAGAVVFGIVMYRRSNRRREKLDPLSSTNPLYTAVNGDEATVHFAAEDPDGHGGY